DNA from Rosa rugosa chromosome 6, drRosRugo1.1, whole genome shotgun sequence:
GGATTTTGCTATATGCCACAAATCATAAACATCTCTACACGTGGTTATCAAGTTACTAAAATGAAAAACTTAACAATAACTCCCCAAGTTTTGAAGGCATTGACTACTTCTAACTACATGAAGGATATGAAAAGCAAGAAAGAGTACAAATCCATTTAAACATGAACACTAAACTACAGAACCCAATAAACATGACGGGGCAAAGTGATAAACAGTAAACTAGAATTGAGTACGGGTGAATCACAACATCTCCAGCTTAGTTATAAATTTCTGCTACAGAAACCATAGTTTGGTCTTTGtgtctaaaaggaaaacaaactttatatcaagaagaaaagaagattgATGTTCTCACCAAGATAAGAGCTTTTAGTAGGTTCCCAATTCTCTAAGAATGCCTCATTTGGCAGCTGTACCTCAACCAAGTAAGCTTTGGTTCAACCCTTTGAGTATATGCCCTCCCTTTGTAGTTTACTACTTACCATTGTCGATCCCAACGAAAACCTGTACATCCAAAACCGACAGGAAAAATCCTCATTTTAAATATTACCCAATTAGAGATTGTGGATATTACTCCCTCCTGGAAAATCAATCTGTATAGAAAAAGTTCTGATCATCCCAATAGAATAACCCCACAAACTAATATACTAAAAGAACATTAACTCAACAAATATTATACCCCTAAAACCTAGAACAAAATTGAACGCAAAAATTCATCAAAATCAGAGAAATTTAAACTGAAATAGATAGAAGACGAACCCTGAATCAAATTGCCAAGCCGCGTTGCTTGATTGAGGCTTCGATTTCAAACCCGGAACCGTGATGTTGATTGACGAGGACAGAAGAAAGAGAGGCCAGAGGATTAAGGAGAGATGTGACGCCAGTCGGAAAGAGAGACGGAGATATTCAAGTGCGTCTGTGCTCCTAGCCGCGTCTGCGTGAACTGAAGAGAAGGGTTTCCATTGCGTCTGCGTAATTCCTTTGATGAAGGTGCAACACTGTTGGTCCTCATGTTATCTTTTGCACGCCCGAACACAGCACCAAGATTACAGTTAATGAATTTATAGTTCCTTAGATAATAGAGAAGTGTCACAAGCGTTAGAGTCACTCTTCAAATTCATGTTATAGAAAAGAGATGATCACTTCAAATCTACAGAAGTAAAGCACCTTCAGACTTTCACTGGTAGGCTAGCAGCATTGCATAACATCTAGAGAGCTCAAGAAACACAAGAAGCTTTGATTAGAAGAGGTTCCGGAGGTTGACACGTgcaaatggaaaatagaaattcAATACTAGTATCCACTTGGTCCATCTGCAGCCAACATTAGGAAGGATTAGCATACAAAATTCATAACATATATAATGAAACAGAGCACACTGGCCAAGTTACAAGAAACTAATCCAATAGCTCTTAGATAATGGCCCTGAAATAGAAGATGTTTCCCCTGTCGATCAGCCATGAGACATTTCTTAGCTCCCAACACTTGACTTCAGTACAATTATATATAGAGAGACCCAATATATGGATAACAATGACAGGGAAGTGGCAGAGCTTGCAGAAAAGCACCTGAGATGGAATTGAATGACTATGATATTGCATACCACATCTTGGCCAATCTCCCCCCTTTTCACTCTCTGTTGTACTTGCAAAGGCCATCTCAATTATTACACAAGAAAATGCTATCTGTCCCAAGTATCCTATTATAAAACTCTCGATCACTACAAACATGGACCTTCCTTTTTCATATTTCCAAGTCTAGCCCACCGAAGATAAAGCTTTCATCCTACTTCAAGGTATAGAAATCCCACCATGGATAAATGATAATAACTCTCACAGTTGGTTGCTGAGATGAGGGGTCCAAGAGTAAAAAATTTCGGAAACTGAGATGCTGCATATATTGAGAGCAAAGAAGATATATTACCCAGCTTTTCCAAATTATAGAAATTCCAGGCCTAAGGGTAAAGACCAATTGAAACTAAAATAcgattatttatttaattttaacaCGATGTCCAATTTTTAATTAATCAGCACTCTAAATACATGCCATTAACAAAACTTATCAATTGAGTGATATGCCAGTAAGGACAGTTCTAATCAATCAAAGTGCAACACTGTTTGATCATGTGTTGTCTGTTGCCATGGACACCAAGTTTGAGGTAATTAATTCTCAATTTTCCTATACTACAGAAGAATGGAATTATGGAAGCAAAGAACCACAAGAAAGTTtgtaccaaaacaaaaaaaagaaagcacCATAAGGAAGTAAACTTACCTTCAGCGGTAGCACTGCAACTGGGACTATCAGGACATCTCACATCTTAGTTcacctctctctccatcttctccaAAATGCAGGGCCTAAGGCTAAACATCAAATGGAACATAGAGATCGATAAGCAATGACCTTTAGTTAAGACGATTAATTCTTGAATTCCATATTCTAAACAAAACTGAAAATACCTTTACTGGTAGCGCTGCATATAATTGCGAACGTATAACTTCTAGAGAGCTGATATAcactggaaaaagaaaacagaaaaccatTACTATCAGCTTGACCCTGAAGCTGTGGTCAGACGAGAATCCAGAAGTTACATGCAGAAAGAAAGTACACTCAAGATTAGTAAAGATATTAATGATCGAGAAAACTATAACCGTACACTCAATTGCTCATTTTACTTTCTGGTTCCACATTGTGTGGTGAACTGTTTATAGTTTGCCAATGAGGAAATGGAAGACAGACACTACTGTGGACTCCAGTTCAAACATTTTTGTAGCAATTCATTGCACCCCAGTGCTGCATTACAATGAAAAAGATCAAAAGATTCATAGATGTAGTAGCTATTAAAGTTATGCTACATTAGCAAGCTTGAGTTTTAAGTTTCTATGGTACTTAATATTTACCTCGATTGACTCTGCCACATTTTGTGTGGCAGGTTGTGAAGATTAAATTGAAAGAGCAACTTTAAAAGCCTTCTAGAAAGTCTTTGATGAAAGACCAAGTCAGTTCAACTAGAAAGAACTGAAGAGAGATCAGACATAGTAATCCAGAAATTGCGTACTAGAAATGTCTCGAAGGCAATTATATCGTACCGACCCAAAATTGGCTCTCATCTCTCTGTGATTTTCTTTCAGTTTGGAAACTCTAAATGTACTCTTGTGTTTGTGTGATTGAGCAGAGGAGATAAAGAACAGTCTGCAAGTTCAGATAAGAAGAGAAGCTGTGCAAAAATAGAAGCAGTAAATCAGAAATTGCCTACTAGAGTgaagaggtgagtaaacctaaaCAACTGAGAGCGAATTTGATAATTATGCTTACAACTCAGACATCAAGACATGGCAATATTGGTCCTGCGAGCAATCTTAACCTTGGCCTATCTCTGTCTTAACATATCAAGAAATTTTTCTCACTTTCCACGAAACTGCTTCATATCAAGAACCAGGGCAGAAAGAAGACACATTTACCCGCTGAGACATGGCCAAATTGATCAGAATATAAGCCCTCTGTCGTTGTCATATCGTTTTCCAATTGATATCTATGCACTTGATGTGAGCAATCTTGGGCCAATCTTCTCCCGTCGCTCTTTGGCACCGTTCATCAAGCAAAGGACATCCATAGATATTTAGATCAGAAAGAGAAGAGGGTAGTCCACTATCTGGCAAGCACTGTAGAGCAGGGCACCACAAAATCTGCAAGCGTTGAAGAGAAGTGGGAAGCCCACTATCTGGCAAGCACCAGAGCGCAGGGCAATCCCAAATATCCAATTCTTGAAGAGAGTTGAGATGGCCAAACCACTTGGCGCCGTCGATGGTCTCACAATTCAGACGGCAGATCTTTAGATATGTGAGAGTGCTGGGCAGCAGCCCCTCCTGCTCCTCCGCAAACCAATCTACTTTTTCGTCGCAGTCAAAATCAAGTGACAATTTTTCAAGAGAGGTGAGTGTTCGGAGACCCTTGTTCAGATTCTGCATGCTCTTTGCATTCACTTTTTTACAGTCGCTGATGTCAAGTGATTTTAACTTTGACGGGAATCCATCTTCCGGAAAACATTCAAATTCCGGGCAATTCCATACCTCCAAAGACACGAGAGATGGGAGACTGCTGTCTGACGCTAATCTCCCGGTAAGATTGGGACAGCATGATACTTCAAGTTGAATAAGATTAGGAAAAACCCCACGTGACCATTCTTGCCACCCACTCATATTGTAGAATTTTAAAGCCCGTAGAGATCTAAATGGTTTATTCACACTAGTAGTAATAGTATTGCCGTCACCATAATAGAATTCAGAACCTATGGACACCACTTCATGTAACCCAGAAATATCAAGCTCTGTGAGGGAAGGTAGCTGTCCCAATGGTGGCAAGGAGATACAATTCTCACAATTAACAAGTTTAAGATAAACAAGAGCAGAGGAAGAATAATATTCTGACCAACCTGCAAACATTTTGCCTCCATAACCTTTAATTGTAAGCCTTTCCAGGTTCAGGTGAGGTTGGAGCTTCTCAAGCACTTCTCTTTCTTCTATAGTATTATTGCATTCTTCACTTGAATCCCTTCCTCTCCAATCCAAAACCAGTTCCTTAAGAAACTTCTTGCCCCTCAGAATGTAAGCCTCCAAACCGCTGCTATGCACAAGCCCTGAGATACAAAGTCTTCCACGCAATTTTTCAAGCTTCTTTAACTCCGGCAAATTATCCCCAGCATTGTGTTTGTCTAGCACAAACTCTGGTAGCATCTGGAGGTCTTTCAACTTACCCATTTGTGGTGGCATCTTTTTTAACTTTGTCTCCGTAATATCCAGATGGCTCAAGTTGATCAATCTTCCCAATTTGGCTGGCAGTTCAGTAAGGCCTGGACAGTTTGACAACAACAATACTTGCAAGTTATACAAAGTACAAATTGTATCAGGTAACTTTTTGATGGGAGTCGCAGACAAGTCCAAGTACGTAAGATGTTTGAAGTTGTTAATTGAATCAGGCAATTCCTTAATATTGTACCCATATAACTTGAGCACTCTTAAACATTGTGATTTTGGCAATATATCACATCGTTCTTTTTTGAACATCCACCACCAACGTGGTTTTAATGATAGAAAGGTGCGCAAACATTTAGGTAGCTTTAAAGCCTCAAACATCTTAACGCTATCAGCTTCATCATAATATATATCTGAAAAATGACGAGTCTTGCTCAAATTGTTGGGTGAATCACCGCCCTCCCACCTAAAACAAAATTCTCCTGATACAAAGCTTGCTAAATCATTGATAAGCTCATGCATGATGAAATATCCATCGGAACTTGATGAAAGTTGAAAAAATGACCTTGAGATTAGATCATTGAAGTAGTCTTGTCCGACTTCTTCtgccattttgttttttttatgttgCAATAGATCTTCAGCCTTCCACAAGTAAATCAACTCTGATTTTTGAAATTCATAGTTCTTGGGATATAGTGCACAATAGGCAAAACAACGCTTGAGATGTAGAGGCAGATCTAGATAGCTCAACCATAGAGATGGCAGAATGTCACTCTCATCCGGTGAGAACTCCCACATGTCACTGTTCAATATAGTTTCCCATTCCTCCACTAGCAATTTAGAACATAAGAGACCCCCAAGGGACTTAATAGCCAAAGGAAAACCATTGCACTTTCGAACAATTTGTCTACCGATTTTTTCAAGATGTGAGTTATTACCAACAGCTGCATTTTTCAAGGCATATTTTTCGAATAACGACCAGCTATCTTCCTCAGACATTGGCATGAGACGGTGAGCTTCAAGGCTACCCATCATATGTGCAACATTTTCATCGCGTGTTGTGACAATAATTTTGCTTCCATGTGCTCCAAACTCAAGGGGACGCATTAAGAATTCCAACTCGTTATAATTCTTGTTCCAGATGTcatcaagaacaaagaagaacCTTTTCCCCCTCAAAGTTGCCTGCAACTTTGATAGAAGCAGATCTAGGTTCGTGCTTTGGCAAGCTTCTGAGGTGAGGGACTCATAAATATGTTGCGAGATCCTAAAAACATCAAATTCTTTTGAAACGCAAACCCATGCTTGGAGGTGAAAATGTTGCTTCACTCTGACATCGTTGTATACAAACTGGGCAATGGTGGTCTTTCCGATGCCACCCATACCCACAATAGGAATCACACCTATTTCATTGCCAGTCTCATCATCTGATAGCAATAACTTAATGaatctttctttctcttcatcTCTTCCATACACAGACTTTTCTACCAAAGAAGTTGACGGTAGTGTTCGTGATACTCTGTGTCCAGCGGTGACTTCCGAATCCAGGACATCTTTTGTCTGCTTTGAAATGTTGTCTAGTGTTTCAAGAACTTCCTCTACCCTGGAGTATATTAAAGCTGAGTCAAGTGCATGAGATGGAGTAGAGATGAGCTCTTGTACCTTACTGGTGCTACTCCCATATTCGTCATTGTTCTTTTGCTTCAACACTTCTGTTTTGATCTCCTGCAACAGGTCCTCAGCCTCATAGATAGCCTCTTTAAGCTTATGGAGCCATGGCTTCACAGTCGTTTGGAATTTCAGTTGCTTCCCCTCCGCGTCATCAAGAACAGGGTTAACAGATAACAACTTATCCTCTAATTCCTTCTGAACATCGCTTAGGGGCACACGACCTAGCttttcttgaatcactctaacaatcTTTTGGATGAACTTTGACTCGTGCCTACATATTGCAATCAAAACAAAAGTATATCATACAAGCTAGCCAGCTCTGAGTCTATCAATTTCAATGAATTAGATATGCGGATAAAATCAACAAATACATGACATGTATATACAGTTGTTAGTAATTACTCAAGGCTTTAGTTATGATCTGAATTTACATACCCGTCAGCTTCATTTTGTAAATTCATTCCTGCTAGACCTGCAACTTCTCTAAGTGCTGCCCTCCATCTTCTCACTTTACTCAACGATTGAGTTTTCTGGTGTCTAGTAAATGCTTTTGCAACACTTCCAGTCTGCTTCCTCAGATGGGATGGATCAACGTCGTAGAAGACTGGTAAAACGAAATGATTGGAGGTCCTCTTGCGTTCA
Protein-coding regions in this window:
- the LOC133717944 gene encoding putative disease resistance RPP13-like protein 1: MALFRGHKASLSKYTTSPYPFLYHVFLSFRGEDTRKNFTDHLYTALVNARFQTFRDYGLEKGKNIKEELENAIRQSRSSVIVFSKDYTSSKWCLEELVMILERKRTSNHFVLPVFYDVDPSHLRKQTGSVAKAFTRHQKTQSLSKVRRWRAALREVAGLAGMNLQNEADGHESKFIQKIVRVIQEKLGRVPLSDVQKELEDKLLSVNPVLDDAEGKQLKFQTTVKPWLHKLKEAIYEAEDLLQEIKTEVLKQKNNDEYGSSTSKVQELISTPSHALDSALIYSRVEEVLETLDNISKQTKDVLDSEVTAGHRVSRTLPSTSLVEKSVYGRDEEKERFIKLLLSDDETGNEIGVIPIVGMGGIGKTTIAQFVYNDVRVKQHFHLQAWVCVSKEFDVFRISQHIYESLTSEACQSTNLDLLLSKLQATLRGKRFFFVLDDIWNKNYNELEFLMRPLEFGAHGSKIIVTTRDENVAHMMGSLEAHRLMPMSEEDSWSLFEKYALKNAAVGNNSHLEKIGRQIVRKCNGFPLAIKSLGGLLCSKLLVEEWETILNSDMWEFSPDESDILPSLWLSYLDLPLHLKRCFAYCALYPKNYEFQKSELIYLWKAEDLLQHKKNKMAEEVGQDYFNDLISRSFFQLSSSSDGYFIMHELINDLASFVSGEFCFRWEGGDSPNNLSKTRHFSDIYYDEADSVKMFEALKLPKCLRTFLSLKPRWWWMFKKERCDILPKSQCLRVLKLYGYNIKELPDSINNFKHLTYLDLSATPIKKLPDTICTLYNLQVLLLSNCPGLTELPAKLGRLINLSHLDITETKLKKMPPQMGKLKDLQMLPEFVLDKHNAGDNLPELKKLEKLRGRLCISGLVHSSGLEAYILRGKKFLKELVLDWRGRDSSEECNNTIEEREVLEKLQPHLNLERLTIKGYGGKMFAGWSEYYSSSALVYLKLVNCENCISLPPLGQLPSLTELDISGLHEVVSIGSEFYYGDGNTITTSVNKPFRSLRALKFYNMSGWQEWSRGVFPNLIQLEVSCCPNLTGRLASDSSLPSLVSLEVWNCPEFECFPEDGFPSKLKSLDISDCKKVNAKSMQNLNKGLRTLTSLEKLSLDFDCDEKVDWFAEEQEGLLPSTLTYLKICRLNCETIDGAKWFGHLNSLQELDIWDCPALWCLPDSGLPTSLQRLQILWCPALQCLPDSGLPSSLSDLNIYGCPLLDERCQRATGEDWPKIAHIKCIDINWKTI